The Manis javanica isolate MJ-LG chromosome 4, MJ_LKY, whole genome shotgun sequence genome contains a region encoding:
- the LOC140848610 gene encoding LOW QUALITY PROTEIN: spermatogenesis-associated protein 31D1-like (The sequence of the model RefSeq protein was modified relative to this genomic sequence to represent the inferred CDS: substituted 1 base at 1 genomic stop codon), with product MDLDLGEPIKARRYPALLGSPSLHSESLSSAAHGLGDYSIVFIFNAILNASAGQESPELPHLIPLSLPEKHPQPQLQVLPQAQPPPVSHGQTQAHLPSQPRIPPSGPLSQTRICGVCFHGPQNDLDSLSSSEIQDLEWNVFQKQQECLWGLPAVVQRSQVKFCPLARSFSNCKASQPHASISILPGAFPLSDEIRKKLEQHLQKRLIKHSWGLPHRVLESLSPMMSPSDSSEISGSKRNHGLLQRNVLNDKSSKNLNVGLSQPGSFQKWPSEIFQLEKDVGKGQGQSPESGXKDLLLCEPEGFSYEDVEYDSEEELDSHMVSLSGGLGEYEGWRELVNILRVHLSKKSEEISEGQLPGAVQNSWECMKQTLLPEESHIQSKQSSLPPSVDEDYKWNTFQELSFIDSSVKQVLEAHIKKFHMRMVCGLLPKVIESIEIFKLKNVSSYSLSYSNYPCSANLVSGANSKSERLQIKPRRGCSTPDGDRVGTVSSAPVLQHPLPATSLVAKEGQEMLRQSPPNINHEIAKDIQGIKEARQTLGPVITQH from the exons ATGGACCTGG ACCTTGGGGAGCCAATTAAAGCAAGAAGGTATCCAGCTCTTTTAGGGTCCCCATCTCTACACAGTGAGTCCTTGTCCTCTGCTGCCCATGGCTTGGGTGACTATTCCATAGTCtttatattcaatgcaatcttgAATGCTTCTGCAGGTCAAGAATCCCCAGAGCTTCCTCATCTCATACCTCTGTCCTTGCCTGAGAAGCACCCTCAGCCCCAGCTCCAAGTGCTGCCACAAGCTCAGCCCCCACCTGTCTCTCATGGCCAGACCCAGGCTCATCTTCCATCTCAACCCAGAATCCCACCATCTGGTCCTCTATCCCAGACGAGGATCTGTGGAGTGTGTTTCCATGGACCCCAGAATGATTTAGACTCTCTCAGCTCATCTGAAATTCAAGACCTGGAATGGAATGTGTTTCAGAAGCAACAAGAATGTTTGTGGGGTTTACCTGCTGTGGTCCAAAGATCTCAGGTGAAATTTTGTCCTCTGGCTCGTTCCTTTTCTAACTGCAAGGCCTCCCAGCCCCATGCTTCAATCTCTATCCTTCCTGGAGCATTTCCTCTTAGTGATGAGATTCGGAAGAAACTAGAACAGCACCTTCAAAAGAGGCTCATTAAACACTCGTGGGGCCTGCCCCACAGGGTCCTAGAATCTCTATCACCGATGATGTCACCGAGTGATTCTTCAGAGATATCTGGGTCAAAGAGAAATCATGGACTCTTACAGAGAAATGTGCTTAATGATAAGAGTAGCAAGAATCTTAATGTTGGATTGAGCCAACCTGGTAGCTTCCAAAAGTGGCCCTCAGAAATATTTCAGCTAgagaaggatgtggggaaaggtcAGGGACAGAGCCCAGAGAGTGGCTGAAAAGATCTTCTGTTGTGTGAACCAGAGGGCTTTTCATATGAGGACGTGGAATATGATTCTGAGGAAGAACTAGACAGTCACATGGTGAGTCTGTCAGGGGGGTTAGGGGAATATGAAGGCTGGAGAGAACTTGTGAACATCCTAAGAGTACATCTGAGCAAGAAGTCTGAGGAAATCAGTGAGGGTCAGCTCCCTGGGGCTGTGCAGAATTCATGGGAATGTATGAAGCAGACACTGCTTCCTGAGGAATCCCACATCCAATCAAAACAGAGTAGTTTGCCACCATCAGTGGATGAAGACTACAAATGGAATACCTTCCAGGAACTTTCCTTCATTGATTCCAGTGTAAAGCAGGTACTGGAAGCTCATATTAAAAAGTTTCATATGAGGATGGTGTGCGGACTTCTCCCGAAGGTCATTGAATccatagaaatttttaaattgaaaaatgtcTCATCCTACTCCTTATCCTATTCCAACTATCCTTGCTCAGCCAACTTGGTGTCTGGGGCAAACTCCAAATCTGAGAGGCTGCAAATCAAGCCCCGTAGAGGGTGCTCTACTCCTGATGGAGACAGAGTGGGGACAGTAAGTTCAGCCCCTGTACTGCAGCATCCTCTCCCTGCTACCTCACTTGTGGCCAAAGAAGGACAAGAGATGCTGAGACAATCACCCCCTAATATTAACCATGAGATTGCCAAGGATATTCAGGGAATCAAGGAGGCCAGACAGACTCTTGGGCCTGTCATTACACAGCATTAA